The Sphingomonas sp. LY54 genome includes a region encoding these proteins:
- a CDS encoding undecaprenyl-diphosphate phosphatase, with product MTSPILTIILLGIIEGLTEFLPVSSTGHLILASTLLGFEGESSIAFKIAIQLGAILAVVVAYWGRFWNVAKGLTVADKQAIAFTRNILIGFLPAMLIGAFAYDAIRAALQTPMLVAVMLVVGGILILIIERMVKEERFTSVEGMPTRTAIAIGIVQCLAMVPGVSRSGATIMGARLMGVERKTAAEFSFFLAVPTMLGATVYALYKDRDLLTFDDLGAIALGLFISFLVALAVVKAFVAIVSRYGFGPFAWYRIVLGSVAMVWLYLR from the coding sequence ATGACCAGCCCGATTCTGACGATCATCCTGCTCGGCATCATCGAGGGGCTGACCGAGTTCCTGCCGGTCTCCTCGACCGGACACCTGATCCTCGCCAGCACCCTGCTCGGTTTCGAGGGCGAATCGTCGATCGCGTTCAAGATCGCGATCCAATTGGGCGCGATCCTCGCCGTCGTGGTCGCTTATTGGGGCCGCTTCTGGAACGTCGCCAAGGGGCTGACCGTCGCCGACAAGCAGGCGATCGCCTTCACCCGCAATATCTTGATCGGCTTCCTGCCGGCGATGCTGATCGGCGCCTTCGCCTATGATGCCATCCGCGCCGCGCTGCAGACGCCGATGCTGGTCGCGGTGATGCTGGTCGTCGGCGGCATATTGATCCTGATCATCGAGCGGATGGTGAAGGAGGAGCGCTTCACCAGCGTCGAAGGGATGCCGACCCGCACCGCGATCGCAATCGGAATCGTCCAGTGCCTGGCGATGGTGCCGGGCGTCAGCCGTTCGGGCGCGACGATCATGGGCGCCCGCCTGATGGGCGTCGAGCGCAAGACCGCCGCCGAATTCAGCTTCTTCCTCGCCGTGCCGACCATGCTCGGTGCGACCGTTTACGCGCTCTACAAGGACCGCGACCTCCTCACCTTCGACGATCTCGGCGCGATCGCGCTCGGCCTCTTCATCTCGTTCCTGGTCGCGCTCGCGGTGGTGAAGGCCTTCGTCGCGATCGTGTCGCGCTACGGCTTCGGCCCCTTCGCCTGGTACCGCATCGTGCTGGGCAGTGTCGCCATGGTGTGGCTCTACCTCCGCTGA
- a CDS encoding NAD(P)H-dependent flavin oxidoreductase, with amino-acid sequence MNDVTNSTGHDRLKRLMKRGTDFLGCEVAIMGGAMSWISERNLVSAISNAGGFGVIACGAMTPDLLDTEIAETRKRTDRPFGVNLITMHPQLFDLIDVCAKHKVGHVVFAGGLPPTGAIDRVKQSGAKMVCFAPALALAKKLIRSGVDALVIEGMEAGGHIGPVSTSVLAQEILPEVAADIPVFVAGGIGRGGLMAGYLEMGASGVQLGTRFVCAHECIAHPNFKKAFIRASARDAIPSVQIDPRLPVIPVRAIRNREMEAFAAKQREVAQLLDEGKVEMGEAQLQIEHYWAGALRRAVIEGDVESGSIMAGQSVGMVKEEAPVATIISNLIDEAAQALERRAIHA; translated from the coding sequence ATGAACGACGTCACCAATTCTACCGGCCACGACCGCCTCAAGCGCCTGATGAAGCGCGGCACCGATTTCCTCGGCTGCGAAGTCGCCATCATGGGCGGCGCGATGAGCTGGATCTCGGAGCGCAACCTCGTTTCCGCCATCTCTAACGCCGGCGGCTTCGGCGTGATCGCCTGCGGCGCCATGACTCCCGACCTGCTCGATACCGAGATCGCCGAGACCAGGAAGCGCACCGACCGGCCGTTCGGCGTCAATCTCATCACCATGCACCCGCAATTGTTCGACCTGATCGACGTGTGCGCCAAGCATAAGGTCGGCCACGTCGTGTTCGCGGGCGGGCTGCCGCCGACGGGCGCGATCGACCGGGTCAAGCAATCGGGCGCGAAGATGGTCTGCTTCGCCCCCGCGCTCGCGCTCGCCAAGAAGCTGATCCGCTCAGGCGTCGACGCGCTCGTCATCGAGGGCATGGAGGCCGGCGGCCATATCGGCCCGGTCTCGACCTCGGTGCTCGCCCAGGAGATCTTGCCGGAGGTGGCGGCGGACATTCCCGTCTTCGTCGCCGGCGGCATCGGCCGCGGCGGGCTCATGGCCGGCTATCTGGAAATGGGCGCCTCCGGCGTCCAGCTCGGCACCCGCTTCGTCTGCGCGCACGAATGCATCGCCCATCCGAACTTCAAGAAGGCGTTCATCCGCGCCTCGGCGCGCGACGCGATTCCGTCGGTCCAGATCGACCCGCGCCTGCCGGTCATCCCCGTGCGCGCGATCCGCAACCGCGAGATGGAGGCCTTCGCCGCCAAGCAGCGCGAGGTCGCCCAGCTTCTCGACGAGGGCAAGGTCGAGATGGGCGAGGCCCAGCTCCAGATCGAGCATTATTGGGCCGGCGCGCTCCGCCGCGCCGTGATCGAAGGCGATGTCGAGAGCGGCTCGATCATGGCCGGGCAGTCGGTCGGCATGGTCAAGGAAGAGGCGCCGGTCGCGACCATCATCTCCAACCTGATCGACGAGGCCGCGCAGGCGCTGGAGCGCCGCGCGATTCACGCCTGA
- a CDS encoding DUF6894 family protein, with amino-acid sequence MPRFYFHIHNHIVAEDDEGTELADAAAARDFAVNGARDLVCESVHEGRLNLDHYIRVTDADGQDVLTVTFREAFIIEGMR; translated from the coding sequence ATGCCGCGCTTCTACTTTCACATACACAATCACATCGTTGCCGAGGATGACGAAGGGACCGAACTGGCCGACGCCGCGGCTGCCCGCGACTTTGCCGTGAACGGCGCGCGCGACCTGGTCTGCGAGAGCGTCCATGAGGGGCGTCTTAATCTCGACCATTATATCCGCGTCACCGACGCCGACGGACAGGACGTGCTGACCGTCACCTTCCGCGAGGCCTTCATCATCGAAGGCATGCGGTGA
- the ubiG gene encoding bifunctional 2-polyprenyl-6-hydroxyphenol methylase/3-demethylubiquinol 3-O-methyltransferase UbiG has translation MAHASIPLSTIDPKEAKHFGRMAAEWWDPNGSSAMLHKLNPVRLSYIRDRIDQHWGLDECSRTPLAGKRAVDVGCGAGLLAEPLARLGAEVTAVDAAPENIAAARLHAEGQGLAIDYRVGGVETLAGPFDLVTSLEVLEHVTDPRGFIGGLGDLLGPDGLLILSTPNRTSLSRLLMITLAEGTGRIPRGTHDWEKFLTPNETCALMRDAGLEVVDVTGLAFSATRGFTLSDNKSLDYLVTAKRA, from the coding sequence ATGGCACATGCAAGCATACCGCTCTCGACGATCGACCCGAAGGAAGCCAAGCATTTCGGCCGGATGGCGGCCGAATGGTGGGACCCGAACGGCTCCTCGGCGATGCTGCACAAGCTCAATCCGGTGCGGCTGTCCTATATACGCGACCGGATCGACCAGCATTGGGGGCTCGACGAATGCAGCCGGACGCCGCTCGCCGGCAAGCGCGCGGTCGATGTCGGCTGCGGCGCGGGCCTGCTCGCCGAGCCGCTCGCTCGGCTCGGGGCGGAGGTCACCGCGGTCGATGCGGCGCCGGAGAATATCGCGGCCGCCCGCCTCCATGCCGAGGGGCAGGGGCTGGCGATCGACTATCGCGTCGGCGGCGTCGAGACGCTGGCCGGGCCGTTCGACCTCGTCACCTCGCTCGAGGTGCTCGAGCATGTCACCGATCCGCGCGGCTTCATCGGCGGGCTCGGCGACCTGCTCGGCCCCGACGGACTGCTGATCCTGTCGACGCCGAACCGCACCAGCCTGTCGCGGCTGCTGATGATCACGCTCGCCGAGGGCACCGGCCGCATCCCGCGCGGCACGCACGACTGGGAGAAGTTCCTGACCCCGAACGAGACCTGCGCGCTGATGCGCGACGCGGGGCTGGAGGTGGTCGACGTGACCGGGCTCGCCTTCTCCGCGACGCGCGGTTTCACCCTCTCCGACAACAAGTCGCTCGACTATCTGGTGACGGCGAAAAGGGCTTAG
- a CDS encoding complex I NDUFA9 subunit family protein yields MDRLVTLFGGGGFIGRYVAQQLYKAGVRVRIAQRDPRQAYFLKPLGGLGQTQFVHADITDERHVAAAVAGSDAVINLVGILKGKFHAVHVEGARNVAAAAAAAGAGALVHVSAIGADPEGASAYGRSKGEGEAAVRAAFSPATIIRPSVVFGQEDNFVNRFAGMARALPVLPVIRGAAKLQPVWVADLGRAIAAAALDPDTHAGKTYELGGPEVIEMGALNEWICKATGYDRSIVRIPDAVGSAMARLTGWLPGAPITWDQWLMLQRDNVCADPKAGFKAFGFAPTPLAAITEGWLTSYRRNGRFAVKQPY; encoded by the coding sequence ATGGACCGGCTGGTCACTTTGTTCGGCGGCGGCGGCTTCATCGGCCGCTATGTGGCGCAGCAGCTCTACAAAGCGGGCGTCCGCGTCCGCATCGCCCAGCGCGATCCCCGGCAGGCCTATTTCCTGAAGCCGCTCGGCGGCCTCGGCCAGACCCAGTTCGTCCACGCCGACATCACCGATGAGCGCCATGTCGCTGCCGCGGTCGCGGGCAGCGACGCGGTCATCAACCTGGTCGGCATCCTCAAGGGCAAGTTCCACGCAGTCCATGTCGAGGGCGCGCGCAACGTCGCCGCGGCCGCTGCGGCGGCGGGCGCGGGCGCTTTGGTCCACGTCTCGGCGATCGGCGCCGACCCGGAAGGTGCGTCGGCTTATGGCCGCTCCAAGGGCGAAGGCGAGGCCGCCGTCCGCGCCGCCTTCTCCCCGGCAACGATCATCCGCCCCTCGGTCGTGTTCGGCCAGGAAGATAACTTCGTGAACCGCTTCGCCGGCATGGCCCGGGCGCTGCCGGTGCTGCCGGTCATTCGCGGCGCGGCCAAGCTGCAGCCGGTCTGGGTCGCCGACCTCGGCCGCGCGATCGCCGCTGCGGCGCTCGATCCGGATACCCATGCCGGCAAGACCTACGAGTTGGGCGGCCCGGAAGTGATCGAGATGGGCGCGCTCAACGAGTGGATCTGCAAGGCCACCGGCTACGACCGCAGCATCGTCCGGATCCCCGACGCAGTCGGCAGCGCGATGGCGCGGCTCACCGGCTGGCTGCCCGGCGCGCCGATCACCTGGGACCAGTGGCTGATGCTCCAGCGCGACAATGTGTGCGCCGATCCGAAGGCGGGCTTCAAGGCGTTCGGCTTCGCGCCCACCCCGCTCGCCGCGATTACCGAAGGCTGGCTCACCTCCTACCGCCGCAACGGCCGCTTCGCCGTCAAGCAGCCCTACTGA
- a CDS encoding aspartate kinase has product MARIVMKFGGTSMAGIERIRHVANLVKREAERGNQVAVVVSAMAGETDRLVQLCREAASLYDPREYDVVVASGEQVTSGLLAITLQGMGLNARSYMGWQLPIRTSGHAAALIEGIDAAVLERVFTEGGIAVIPGFQGVTDKGDVTTLGRGGSDTSAVALAAAMKADRCDIYTDVDGVYTTDPRIVPRARKLDRVTYEEMLELASVGAKVLQTRSVGLAMRYNMPLQVLSSFEDKPGTMIVGDDAIEDKDMERNVITGIAYDKNEARITLLGLSDEPGTVAAIFAPLADANINVDMIVQSVAREGEKRDLTFTVPTASLARSVDALQQVKAEIGFDEIITDMNVVKVSAVGVGMRSNAGIAAQMFRALADRGINILAIATSEIKVSVLIPEEYTELAVRVLHTTYGLDAEPTE; this is encoded by the coding sequence ATGGCCCGTATCGTCATGAAATTCGGCGGAACCTCGATGGCCGGCATCGAGCGCATCCGCCACGTCGCCAATCTCGTGAAGCGCGAGGCCGAGCGCGGCAACCAGGTCGCGGTCGTCGTCTCGGCGATGGCCGGCGAGACCGACCGCCTGGTCCAGCTCTGCCGCGAGGCCGCCTCGCTTTACGATCCCCGCGAATATGACGTCGTCGTCGCCAGCGGCGAGCAGGTCACCAGCGGCCTCCTCGCGATCACGCTGCAGGGCATGGGCCTCAACGCGCGCTCCTATATGGGCTGGCAACTCCCGATCCGGACCAGCGGCCATGCCGCCGCCTTGATCGAGGGCATCGATGCGGCGGTGCTGGAGCGCGTTTTTACCGAAGGCGGCATCGCTGTCATCCCGGGATTCCAGGGGGTGACCGACAAGGGCGACGTCACGACCCTGGGCCGCGGCGGTTCCGACACGTCGGCGGTGGCGCTGGCGGCGGCGATGAAGGCGGATCGCTGCGACATCTATACCGACGTCGACGGCGTCTACACGACCGACCCGCGCATCGTGCCGCGCGCGCGCAAGCTCGATCGGGTCACCTATGAGGAGATGCTGGAGCTTGCGAGCGTCGGCGCCAAGGTGCTGCAGACGCGCTCCGTCGGCCTCGCCATGCGCTACAACATGCCGCTCCAGGTCCTCTCCTCCTTCGAGGACAAGCCCGGCACCATGATCGTCGGCGACGACGCCATCGAGGACAAAGATATGGAACGCAACGTCATCACCGGCATCGCCTATGACAAGAACGAGGCGCGGATCACGCTGCTCGGCCTCTCCGACGAGCCGGGGACGGTAGCGGCGATCTTCGCCCCGCTGGCCGACGCCAACATCAACGTCGACATGATCGTGCAGAGCGTTGCCCGCGAAGGCGAGAAAAGGGATCTCACCTTCACCGTCCCCACCGCGTCGCTCGCCCGCAGCGTTGACGCCCTGCAACAGGTGAAGGCAGAGATCGGCTTCGACGAGATCATCACCGACATGAATGTCGTCAAGGTGAGCGCGGTCGGCGTCGGCATGCGTTCCAACGCCGGCATCGCCGCCCAGATGTTCCGCGCACTCGCGGACCGCGGCATCAACATTCTCGCCATCGCCACCTCGGAGATCAAAGTCTCTGTGCTGATCCCCGAGGAATATACCGAACTCGCCGTGCGCGTGCTCCACACCACCTACGGCCTCGACGCCGAACCGACGGAATGA
- a CDS encoding PAS domain S-box protein, with product MADATQFDSHVSEQRFQLLVNSVTDYAIYMLDPNGHIATWNAGARQFKGYEEHEIIGEHFSRFFTDEDRAAGRPAKALATAAREGRFESEGWRVRKDGTHFWAHVVIDPIRGDSGKLLGFAKITRDITEKRAAEQELQNSERRFRMLVQGVRDYAIYMLDTEGRVSNWNTGAEAIKGYTAQEIVGQHFSLFYTDEDRASGEPARALETARREGKYEREAWRVRKDGTHFWASVVLDPIYGEDGDLVGYAKVTRDLTERKLSEQELEEARAALVQSQKLQALGELTGGIAHDFNNLMTVIRGSAELLQRAELSEEKKQRYLRAIVETADRAATLTSHLLAFGRRQPLKPEVIDLNIRLDAFADVLARTLGAPIEVRLDLAPSLWLTEADSAQLETALLNAAFNARDAMPDGGTLTLSTRNVPGDPDRICISIADTGEGMPPEVAQRAFEPFFTTKPVGKGTGLGLSQIHGFAAQTGGEATIESEAAQGTTINLFLPRTDKIAAAAPEAIESDRTRTGLTVLLVEDNAHVREFAEHLLADLHYRVISADCAEAALEMLEREPADIVFTDVVMPGASGIDLARAINEKHPALPVLLASGYSDEIFGGAAAEFPILQKPYGVESLGAALARALEQAPGQ from the coding sequence ATGGCCGACGCGACTCAGTTCGATTCCCACGTCTCCGAGCAGCGCTTCCAGCTGCTGGTCAATTCCGTGACCGACTACGCCATCTACATGCTGGACCCGAACGGGCATATCGCCACCTGGAATGCGGGCGCGCGCCAGTTCAAGGGCTATGAAGAGCACGAGATCATCGGCGAGCATTTCTCGCGCTTCTTCACCGACGAGGATCGCGCCGCCGGACGGCCCGCCAAGGCCCTTGCCACTGCCGCCCGCGAAGGCAGATTCGAGTCCGAAGGCTGGCGCGTCCGCAAGGACGGCACCCACTTCTGGGCCCATGTCGTCATCGATCCGATCCGTGGCGACAGCGGCAAATTGCTCGGTTTCGCCAAGATCACCCGCGACATCACCGAGAAGCGCGCGGCCGAACAGGAATTGCAGAACAGCGAGCGGCGCTTCCGCATGCTCGTCCAGGGCGTGCGCGATTACGCCATCTACATGCTCGACACCGAAGGCCGGGTGAGCAACTGGAACACCGGCGCGGAGGCGATCAAGGGCTACACGGCGCAGGAGATTGTCGGCCAGCATTTCTCGCTTTTCTACACCGACGAGGACCGCGCTTCGGGCGAGCCGGCCCGGGCGCTCGAGACCGCGCGGCGCGAAGGCAAATATGAGAGGGAGGCCTGGCGCGTCCGCAAGGACGGCACCCATTTCTGGGCGAGCGTGGTGCTCGACCCGATCTATGGCGAGGACGGGGATCTGGTCGGCTACGCCAAGGTCACCCGCGACCTTACCGAGCGCAAGCTCTCCGAGCAGGAACTGGAGGAAGCGCGCGCCGCGCTCGTCCAGTCCCAGAAGCTGCAGGCCCTGGGCGAGCTCACCGGCGGCATCGCCCATGACTTCAACAACCTGATGACCGTGATCCGCGGCTCGGCCGAATTACTCCAGCGCGCCGAGCTCAGCGAAGAGAAGAAGCAGCGCTATCTGCGGGCGATCGTCGAGACTGCCGACCGCGCCGCCACGCTCACCAGCCATCTGCTCGCCTTCGGCCGCCGCCAGCCGCTCAAGCCCGAGGTGATCGATCTCAACATCCGCCTCGACGCTTTTGCCGACGTGCTCGCGCGCACGCTCGGCGCGCCCATCGAAGTCCGCCTCGACCTGGCACCCTCGCTCTGGCTGACCGAGGCGGATTCGGCACAGCTCGAGACCGCCTTGCTCAACGCCGCCTTCAACGCGCGCGACGCCATGCCCGACGGCGGCACCCTCACCCTTTCGACGCGCAACGTGCCCGGCGACCCGGACCGGATCTGCATCTCTATCGCCGATACCGGCGAAGGCATGCCGCCCGAAGTGGCGCAACGGGCGTTCGAACCGTTCTTTACCACCAAGCCGGTCGGCAAGGGCACCGGGCTCGGCCTCAGCCAGATCCACGGCTTCGCGGCCCAGACCGGCGGCGAAGCGACGATCGAATCCGAGGCGGCCCAGGGCACGACCATCAACCTCTTCCTGCCGCGCACAGACAAGATTGCGGCGGCCGCGCCTGAGGCCATCGAAAGCGATCGCACCCGCACCGGCCTGACCGTCCTCCTGGTCGAGGACAATGCTCATGTCCGCGAGTTCGCCGAGCATTTGCTGGCCGACCTGCATTATCGCGTGATCAGCGCCGATTGCGCCGAGGCGGCGCTGGAAATGCTGGAGCGCGAGCCGGCCGACATCGTCTTCACCGACGTCGTCATGCCGGGCGCGTCCGGGATCGATCTCGCGCGCGCCATCAACGAAAAGCACCCGGCGTTGCCGGTGCTTCTGGCAAGCGGCTACAGCGACGAGATATTCGGCGGCGCGGCGGCCGAATTCCCGATCCTGCAGAAGCCCTATGGTGTGGAGTCGCTCGGTGCCGCGCTCGCCCGGGCGCTGGAGCAGGCGCCGGGCCAGTGA
- a CDS encoding CsbD family protein: MMMNDRDNDPGIDPDRTEGSVKKMGGNLKEAAGGILGDEKMKREGQADQAEGKLQNAWGGLKDKAREVTGDKR, translated from the coding sequence ATGATGATGAACGATCGCGACAATGACCCGGGCATCGATCCCGATCGCACCGAAGGCAGCGTCAAGAAGATGGGCGGCAACCTCAAGGAGGCGGCCGGCGGCATTCTGGGCGACGAAAAGATGAAGCGCGAAGGCCAGGCCGACCAGGCCGAAGGCAAGCTCCAGAACGCTTGGGGCGGCCTCAAGGACAAGGCGCGCGAGGTCACCGGCGACAAGCGCTGA
- a CDS encoding DUF1801 domain-containing protein — protein MQRDKGETVRLLSGGNPQIPKGDGDAPVQAYIAAMPGWKRAVGERLDALIADNVPDVRKAVKWNSPFYGVAGQGWFLSFHVFTHYVKITFFRGAALEPLPPGASKDAQVRYLDLREGQFDEAQITDWVKQAAALPGWIP, from the coding sequence ATGCAGCGAGACAAGGGCGAGACGGTCCGGCTCCTCTCCGGCGGCAATCCGCAAATTCCGAAGGGGGACGGCGACGCCCCCGTCCAGGCCTATATCGCCGCGATGCCAGGCTGGAAGCGCGCCGTCGGCGAGCGGCTCGACGCGCTGATCGCCGACAATGTGCCGGATGTGCGCAAGGCGGTGAAATGGAATTCGCCTTTTTACGGCGTCGCGGGACAGGGCTGGTTCCTGTCGTTCCACGTCTTCACCCATTATGTGAAAATCACCTTCTTCCGCGGCGCCGCGCTGGAGCCGCTCCCGCCGGGCGCGAGCAAGGACGCGCAAGTCCGCTACCTCGACCTGCGCGAAGGCCAGTTCGACGAAGCGCAGATCACCGACTGGGTGAAGCAGGCCGCCGCGCTGCCGGGCTGGATTCCTTGA
- a CDS encoding glutathione S-transferase family protein → MWQLYQFPLCPFSRKVRLMLGEKGVAHELVRESPWQQRDEFLDMNPAGQTPVLVEAQKGNVLIDSGAICEYFEETIDKAPMIPGTAVNRAEVRRLVAWFDEKLYGEVVNPLLEERMRKRLVSRAAPDTRVLREAMKIANAHLDYMDYLLDHRRWLAGPVLSLADLAAAAQLSVADYLGGIDWRGHKQTTDWYAVMKSRPSFRPLLAERMEVIAPPAHYDKVDFF, encoded by the coding sequence ATGTGGCAGCTCTATCAATTCCCGCTTTGTCCTTTCTCTCGCAAGGTCCGGCTCATGCTCGGCGAGAAGGGCGTGGCCCACGAGCTGGTGCGGGAATCGCCGTGGCAGCAGCGCGACGAATTCCTCGACATGAACCCGGCCGGCCAAACGCCGGTGCTGGTCGAGGCGCAGAAGGGCAACGTGCTGATCGATTCCGGCGCGATCTGCGAATATTTTGAGGAGACGATCGACAAGGCGCCGATGATCCCCGGCACCGCCGTCAACCGCGCCGAGGTGCGCCGCCTCGTCGCCTGGTTTGACGAGAAGCTCTATGGCGAGGTCGTCAATCCGTTGCTCGAGGAGCGGATGCGCAAGCGCCTCGTGAGCCGCGCCGCGCCCGACACCCGCGTGCTGCGCGAAGCGATGAAGATCGCCAACGCCCATCTCGATTACATGGATTATCTGCTCGACCATCGCCGCTGGCTCGCCGGCCCGGTGCTGAGCCTCGCCGACCTCGCCGCCGCCGCCCAACTCTCGGTCGCCGACTATCTCGGCGGCATCGATTGGCGCGGCCACAAGCAGACCACCGACTGGTATGCGGTGATGAAGTCGCGGCCGAGCTTCCGCCCCTTGCTCGCCGAGCGGATGGAGGTCATCGCTCCCCCCGCCCATTACGACAAGGTCGATTTCTTCTGA
- a CDS encoding universal stress protein has translation MRILAATDFSTRSDRALLRAVLLARVAGATLTLLHAVDDDRPAYMIASQRDAAATLLRETTQAIADVDGITADFAVAAGDAFAAILQAADEVDADLIVVGPHRRQLLDMFVGTTAERTIRRSRRPVLMANAVPAGPYRRSLLALDLDTASRAAVMGARRLGLLDQSEAIALHLFDAPAAGMMKRAMEVPAAIDHYVGAEERRAAADFDAFLAEVGPPRPQRLLRPARGSPAGAILGCAKERDVDLIVVGTNQRKGLQRLMLGSVAQDVLVDAPCDVLVVPAADEEDAASARP, from the coding sequence ATGCGGATCCTCGCCGCCACCGACTTTTCAACCCGATCGGACCGCGCCTTGCTTCGCGCGGTCCTACTCGCGCGCGTTGCAGGCGCCACCCTCACCTTGCTCCATGCGGTCGATGACGATCGCCCCGCTTATATGATCGCTTCCCAGCGGGACGCCGCTGCGACTCTGCTGCGCGAGACGACCCAAGCCATCGCCGATGTCGATGGCATCACGGCCGACTTCGCGGTCGCGGCGGGCGATGCCTTTGCCGCGATCCTTCAGGCCGCGGACGAGGTGGATGCGGACCTGATCGTCGTCGGCCCGCACCGTCGCCAGCTGCTCGACATGTTCGTCGGGACGACAGCCGAGCGGACGATCCGGCGCAGCCGCCGGCCCGTGCTGATGGCCAATGCGGTCCCGGCCGGCCCGTACCGCCGCAGCTTGCTCGCGCTCGATCTGGACACGGCTTCGCGAGCAGCGGTGATGGGCGCGCGACGGCTGGGTCTGCTCGATCAATCGGAAGCGATCGCTTTGCACCTGTTCGATGCGCCGGCGGCCGGCATGATGAAGCGCGCCATGGAAGTGCCGGCGGCGATCGATCATTATGTCGGCGCGGAGGAGCGGCGGGCGGCCGCGGACTTCGATGCGTTCCTGGCGGAGGTCGGGCCGCCGCGCCCGCAACGGCTGCTGCGGCCGGCTCGTGGCTCCCCGGCCGGGGCGATCCTCGGCTGCGCCAAGGAGCGGGACGTCGATTTGATCGTGGTCGGCACCAACCAGCGCAAGGGGCTGCAGCGGCTCATGCTGGGCAGCGTGGCGCAGGACGTGCTGGTCGACGCCCCATGCGACGTGCTGGTCGTACCCGCGGCGGACGAGGAGGACGCTGCCTCCGCGAGGCCGTAA